The proteins below are encoded in one region of Shewanella algae:
- a CDS encoding ABC transporter ATP-binding protein encodes MLTMKNINKVFKTDLVETHALRDFNLSVQEGEFVAVTGPSGSGKTTFLNIAGLLEGFTHGEYFLDDVNISNLSDNKAAAIRNEKIGFIFQGFNLIPDLNLAENVEVPLRYRGFGAKERQKRVKQALEQVGLGARMKHLPSQLSGGQQQRVAIARALAGEPRFLLADEPTGNLDSLMARQVMELLEEINKAGTTIIMVTHDPELARRAQRNIQIVDGQVCDFSRYQTEQAPQLDVAEQVAS; translated from the coding sequence ATGTTAACCATGAAAAATATCAACAAGGTGTTCAAAACGGATTTAGTGGAAACCCATGCGTTACGGGATTTCAATCTGTCGGTGCAAGAGGGGGAATTTGTTGCCGTGACCGGACCGTCGGGCTCGGGTAAAACCACCTTTCTCAATATCGCAGGTCTGCTCGAAGGCTTTACCCATGGCGAGTATTTTCTCGATGATGTCAATATCTCCAACCTGAGTGACAACAAGGCCGCGGCCATTCGTAATGAAAAAATTGGCTTTATCTTTCAGGGTTTTAACCTTATCCCTGACTTGAATCTGGCGGAGAATGTTGAAGTACCACTGCGTTATCGCGGCTTTGGCGCCAAGGAGCGCCAGAAGCGGGTGAAGCAGGCGCTGGAGCAGGTGGGCCTGGGGGCGAGGATGAAGCATCTGCCCTCACAACTCTCGGGTGGTCAGCAGCAGCGGGTGGCCATCGCCCGCGCCTTGGCCGGGGAGCCGAGATTCCTGCTCGCCGACGAACCTACGGGTAACCTGGACAGCCTGATGGCCCGCCAGGTGATGGAACTGCTGGAAGAGATCAACAAGGCCGGCACGACCATCATCATGGTGACCCATGACCCGGAGCTGGCCCGCCGCGCCCAGCGCAATATTCAGATAGTGGATGGCCAGGTGTGTGACTTCAGCCGCTATCAAACCGAACAGGCGCCGCAGCTGGATGTGGCCGAACAAGTGGCCAGCTAA
- a CDS encoding efflux RND transporter periplasmic adaptor subunit, whose product MIKDTSGQDKQVAPSLARRLKWPATLGAAVLLLSGLVWASVSGSGVSESIDRSELRFATLERGTLTRDIATTGKIVAANAPILYSPEGGTVTLIANPGDRVEQGQVVATIESHSLTNSLKQQQALLDGMKSALERAKLDARRNQLKANQTLDMAKVDLEAADRESRRGDQLIETSLISKIDYEKSKDELHKAKLQYAHAQQEAALMKDTLTFELQNKAAEVNRQALVVAELERQVAALNITAPVGGIIGNWLTEQKARIAQSQPILTVVDLSAFEAELAVPETYADELGLGMDVELNFGGVMVMGKLASISPEVRNREVSTRVRFQQDTALHLRQNQRLSARVLLENRADVLMVKRGAFVNSGGGRLVYRLQGDIAERTEIKLGARSMSHIEVLEGGEVGDQWVISNIDLFNDAEQVLVR is encoded by the coding sequence ATGATTAAGGATACCAGCGGACAAGACAAGCAAGTGGCGCCGAGTTTAGCGCGTCGCCTCAAGTGGCCGGCTACCCTGGGCGCGGCAGTATTGTTGCTGTCGGGCCTGGTGTGGGCCAGTGTCAGTGGCAGCGGTGTCAGTGAATCCATAGATCGCAGTGAGCTGCGCTTCGCCACTCTGGAGCGCGGCACTCTAACCCGGGATATCGCCACTACAGGCAAGATAGTCGCCGCCAACGCACCAATCCTCTACAGCCCGGAAGGCGGCACTGTGACTCTGATAGCCAATCCAGGGGACAGGGTCGAGCAGGGCCAGGTGGTCGCGACCATAGAAAGCCACAGCCTGACCAACAGCCTCAAGCAGCAGCAGGCCCTGCTCGACGGGATGAAGAGTGCCCTGGAACGGGCCAAGTTGGACGCCAGACGTAATCAACTCAAGGCGAATCAGACACTGGATATGGCCAAGGTGGATCTGGAGGCCGCAGACAGGGAGAGCCGCCGCGGCGATCAACTGATCGAAACCAGCCTGATCTCCAAGATAGATTACGAGAAGAGCAAGGATGAGTTGCACAAGGCCAAGCTGCAGTATGCCCATGCCCAGCAGGAAGCCGCACTGATGAAAGACACCTTGACCTTTGAGCTGCAAAACAAGGCGGCCGAGGTCAATCGTCAGGCACTGGTGGTAGCCGAGTTGGAACGTCAGGTGGCAGCACTGAACATCACAGCCCCTGTTGGCGGCATCATAGGTAACTGGCTGACGGAACAAAAAGCCCGTATCGCCCAGAGCCAGCCGATCCTGACCGTAGTGGACTTGAGTGCCTTCGAGGCTGAGTTGGCAGTGCCGGAAACCTACGCCGATGAACTGGGGCTGGGGATGGATGTGGAACTCAACTTCGGCGGCGTGATGGTGATGGGCAAGTTGGCCTCCATCTCCCCCGAAGTACGTAACCGCGAAGTCTCTACCCGGGTCCGGTTCCAGCAGGATACCGCTTTGCACCTGAGGCAGAATCAGCGCCTGTCGGCCAGGGTCTTGTTGGAAAACCGTGCCGATGTACTGATGGTCAAGCGCGGCGCCTTCGTGAACAGTGGCGGTGGCCGCCTGGTGTACCGTCTTCAGGGGGATATAGCCGAGCGCACCGAGATCAAACTCGGCGCCCGCAGCATGAGCCATATCGAGGTGCTGGAAGGCGGCGAGGTGGGAGACCAATGGGTGATTTCCAATATCGATCTGTTCAATGACGCCGAGCAAGTGCTGGTTCGCTGA
- a CDS encoding cobalamin-binding protein has translation MRIVALSPHAVEMLFAIGAGEQIVATTDYADFPEAAKAIPRIGGYYGIQIERVIELNPDLVVVWDTGNRSEDIEQLTKLGYRIYGSDPKTLEGIAEELEQLGRLTGHRQQAGEVAADYRQQLANLRRDNATKPEIKVFYQLWSEPLMTVAQDSWIQQLLEVCHGNNVFKDSSSPYPQVSMENVLLSQPEVIIKTDEKGDGKRLDWSQWQEIPAVKMEQIYTLNADILHRATPRALEGVEAICKVLDKAREGQRL, from the coding sequence ATGCGCATAGTGGCGCTTTCTCCCCATGCGGTGGAGATGTTGTTTGCCATAGGCGCGGGTGAACAGATAGTGGCCACCACAGACTATGCCGATTTCCCCGAGGCCGCCAAGGCCATTCCCCGAATAGGCGGTTACTACGGCATACAGATAGAAAGAGTGATAGAGCTGAATCCGGATCTGGTGGTGGTCTGGGACACGGGCAACCGCAGCGAAGATATAGAACAGCTGACCAAGCTTGGGTATCGCATTTACGGCAGTGACCCCAAGACCCTGGAAGGCATTGCCGAAGAGCTGGAACAGCTAGGGCGTCTCACCGGTCACAGACAGCAGGCCGGGGAAGTGGCTGCCGACTACCGGCAGCAATTGGCAAATTTGCGCCGGGACAATGCCACCAAGCCGGAGATCAAGGTGTTCTATCAACTCTGGTCCGAGCCTTTGATGACAGTGGCCCAGGACAGTTGGATCCAGCAGTTGTTGGAAGTCTGCCATGGCAACAACGTCTTCAAGGACAGCAGCTCTCCCTATCCCCAGGTAAGCATGGAAAATGTGCTTCTCAGTCAACCCGAGGTGATCATCAAGACAGATGAAAAGGGCGATGGCAAGCGGTTGGATTGGAGCCAATGGCAGGAGATCCCTGCGGTGAAAATGGAACAAATCTACACACTTAACGCCGATATTCTGCACCGGGCGACCCCAAGGGCGCTGGAAGGTGTTGAGGCTATCTGCAAGGTGCTCGACAAGGCCCGCGAAGGGCAGCGGCTATGA
- a CDS encoding glycerophosphodiester phosphodiesterase, giving the protein MRLFFVLIFCCFGLLGGCKSTPSAPEPQPVDPQKLALEQAFNARGFTLSPLDNINYLGARQCSNLELQAHRGSIRFPENSLEAVIDALDNQFDVIEIDVRLTRDDVWVIHHDGRTGRETGTIDNKRRKIESIRYEKEWGYLRQRDMQTGALTDTVPPNFRQLAQVFSRYAHSGQKLNIEIKSRAGSRDLEMLDYLAFSIIGQGRYFYSSLELENLKKIRQINDAVFLSFIQSPAKASMNKLAADMKRGAGQDPIFLRNQSMLEDIQGYANRRYREKRYDSSAGLNKLKKALKSNFGIALDIRHYRQNASGFKSVAHNRGIPVASYTINGHDYHEQSLLGLKRSQLPDSVIIDDSLYGFCSRFALPPMLPYHGSTELTRKLATLPKDLDLSKLSLLETYWPNGLYPAVDGKLKSFKTGAVANKGKASQSESGGGFVPVIMKTQAGPRENQTQVDLTADDAVKIELRRSEQQ; this is encoded by the coding sequence GTGCGTCTCTTTTTCGTCCTGATATTTTGCTGTTTCGGCCTGCTTGGCGGCTGTAAAAGCACCCCATCCGCCCCAGAACCTCAACCCGTAGATCCGCAGAAACTGGCATTGGAACAAGCCTTCAACGCCAGAGGCTTTACTCTGTCACCACTGGATAACATCAATTATCTGGGGGCCAGGCAGTGCAGCAACCTGGAGCTTCAGGCCCACAGAGGCTCGATACGTTTTCCGGAAAACTCGCTGGAAGCCGTCATAGATGCCCTGGATAACCAGTTCGATGTGATTGAAATCGATGTGCGCCTGACCCGGGATGATGTCTGGGTCATTCATCACGATGGCCGTACCGGACGTGAAACCGGCACCATAGACAATAAGCGCCGCAAGATAGAGTCGATTCGCTATGAGAAAGAGTGGGGCTATCTGCGCCAGCGGGACATGCAAACCGGCGCCCTCACAGATACTGTACCGCCCAACTTTCGCCAACTGGCGCAGGTGTTCAGTCGTTATGCCCATAGCGGACAGAAGCTGAATATTGAGATCAAGAGTCGCGCCGGCAGCCGGGATCTGGAGATGCTCGACTATCTGGCCTTCAGTATCATAGGCCAGGGGCGCTACTTCTACAGCAGTCTGGAGCTGGAAAACCTCAAAAAAATTAGGCAGATAAACGACGCTGTATTCCTGTCCTTTATCCAGAGCCCGGCCAAGGCCTCGATGAACAAACTGGCGGCCGATATGAAACGCGGCGCAGGTCAAGACCCCATCTTTTTGCGTAATCAATCCATGCTGGAAGATATTCAGGGTTACGCCAACCGCCGCTACCGGGAAAAGCGCTACGACTCCTCGGCCGGACTCAATAAGCTGAAAAAGGCGCTCAAGTCCAACTTCGGTATCGCCCTGGACATACGCCACTATCGGCAAAACGCCTCTGGGTTCAAATCAGTGGCCCATAACCGCGGCATTCCTGTGGCCAGCTATACCATCAATGGTCATGATTACCACGAACAGAGCCTGCTGGGACTCAAGCGCAGTCAACTGCCCGACTCTGTGATTATCGACGACAGTCTCTATGGCTTTTGCAGCCGCTTCGCCCTGCCGCCCATGCTGCCCTATCATGGCAGCACTGAGCTGACCCGCAAGCTGGCCACGCTGCCCAAGGACCTGGATCTCTCCAAGCTCTCTTTGCTGGAAACCTACTGGCCCAACGGCCTGTATCCGGCGGTGGATGGCAAACTGAAGTCCTTCAAGACAGGCGCTGTGGCCAATAAAGGCAAGGCGTCCCAGTCCGAGTCTGGCGGCGGCTTTGTTCCTGTGATCATGAAAACCCAGGCCGGCCCCAGAGAAAACCAGACCCAAGTAGACCTCACCGCCGATGATGCAGTGAAAATAGAGCTGCGCCGCAGCGAGCAGCAGTGA
- a CDS encoding imm11 family protein → MQVAYINEDMNEGESLFSAVDIRSSLYDDNDFIPTSCLNEIVWQDTDILDIEALDLIRGGAFNVTKEIAELIMSFDPYGVEVYPSKLTCAGTGVLTDRYILAVDNLVDAVDTENSIKITNATTRFFLSAEKINKLPESTRHVFKPIGMTKTFFSIELLEALIRLDEEGKINTSIVAFSFDTSEEAPK, encoded by the coding sequence ATGCAAGTAGCCTATATAAACGAAGACATGAATGAAGGGGAATCACTATTTAGTGCGGTCGATATTCGCTCGTCACTTTATGATGACAATGATTTTATCCCAACAAGTTGTCTGAATGAGATTGTATGGCAGGACACTGACATCCTCGATATTGAAGCGTTGGACTTAATCAGAGGGGGCGCTTTTAATGTTACCAAGGAGATAGCCGAATTAATCATGAGCTTTGACCCTTACGGGGTCGAAGTCTATCCCTCCAAGTTAACCTGCGCCGGCACAGGTGTTTTAACCGATCGTTATATCCTGGCAGTAGACAACTTGGTGGATGCCGTCGATACCGAAAACAGCATCAAAATAACCAACGCTACCACCCGGTTTTTCTTATCGGCTGAAAAAATCAACAAACTTCCCGAAAGTACAAGACATGTATTCAAACCGATAGGAATGACGAAAACATTCTTCTCTATTGAACTACTGGAAGCCCTCATACGCCTGGACGAGGAAGGAAAGATAAACACCAGCATTGTGGCTTTCTCATTTGATACATCTGAAGAAGCACCTAAATAA
- a CDS encoding IS110 family transposase encodes MEQIIGIDLAKRVFQVNIVSAQGEKKANKMITREKLTAFIVQQPPSRIVMEACGSANYWSRQFRQYGHEVKQISPQYVAPFRMGSKNDKNDAAAIVEADSRPDMRYVPEKSIEQQDIQCLHRVRQRLMKNKTALINQIRGLGLEYGIAIPEGAHKIMAHLPEHLEDAENELTTLSRELFHEMLQELQDNQQRIKTLDLRLALISQQNEDTLRLKSIPGIGPLGASALTVALGDSADFQNGRHFASYLGLVPKEHSSGGKVRLLGITKRGDGYLRGLLIHGARSVVYRVINLPEERCGGLQRWLKGIIARSGVNKAVVALANKNARIAWALINQKNRVYR; translated from the coding sequence ATGGAACAAATTATCGGAATTGATCTGGCAAAGCGAGTTTTTCAGGTGAATATTGTATCTGCGCAGGGTGAGAAGAAAGCGAATAAAATGATCACCCGTGAAAAATTGACGGCGTTTATTGTTCAGCAGCCTCCGTCCCGTATTGTGATGGAAGCGTGCGGCAGTGCAAATTACTGGTCACGCCAGTTCAGGCAATACGGACATGAAGTTAAACAAATCAGTCCACAGTATGTTGCCCCCTTCAGAATGGGCAGTAAAAATGACAAAAATGATGCAGCTGCAATTGTCGAAGCTGACAGTCGCCCGGATATGCGCTATGTGCCGGAGAAGTCTATTGAACAGCAGGATATTCAGTGTCTGCACCGGGTTCGCCAGCGGCTGATGAAAAACAAAACCGCGCTGATTAACCAGATACGGGGGCTAGGCCTGGAATACGGTATCGCCATACCGGAAGGGGCTCATAAAATTATGGCCCACCTGCCTGAGCACCTGGAGGATGCAGAAAATGAGCTCACCACGCTCAGCCGGGAGCTGTTCCATGAGATGTTGCAGGAACTTCAGGACAATCAGCAGCGGATTAAAACTCTGGATCTGCGCCTTGCGCTTATCAGCCAGCAAAATGAGGATACCCTCAGACTGAAAAGCATACCTGGTATCGGGCCATTAGGGGCTTCAGCCTTGACGGTAGCTCTGGGCGACAGCGCTGATTTTCAGAATGGCCGGCATTTTGCCAGCTATCTGGGGCTGGTTCCGAAGGAGCACAGCAGTGGTGGTAAAGTCAGACTACTCGGGATAACAAAACGCGGAGATGGTTATCTGCGAGGACTGCTTATTCATGGCGCCCGCTCAGTGGTTTACCGGGTCATCAACCTTCCGGAAGAACGATGTGGAGGTCTCCAGCGGTGGCTGAAAGGTATTATTGCCCGAAGTGGCGTAAACAAAGCTGTAGTGGCGCTGGCTAACAAAAATGCCCGAATAGCGTGGGCGCTAATAAACCAAAAAAACAGAGTATATCGTTAA
- a CDS encoding RHS repeat domain-containing protein: MNKFSTLALSAIVSTLPVLSFASELSPYADRVGVDVLDNLNVTQDLATYTTDLFGDAIDPSFGSIKFSQVDVDIPGNSQLPVQIVRVLSSPDGWFNDTREFASWSLELPHIRTSIVRGPNAIHRGGWSTGTACSSPINPADIDFGEYHLSGDDYWGGETISIPGIGIEKILVNTAREKVTLKRWKIQCFNSPNGYEGFKITDDKGNKYTFDKLKLVQHDKVIQVHPRSSSMTCDDVVIMCEGPTLPGGGTGSGVAILYKVSTFMLPSRIEDKYGNWVAYEYTGDNLTKIHANDGRSILINYMNGNVSSVNYNGKTINYQYNTDNVKTLSKVTRPDGKHWSFYSEKTNGKPGNRFWNKASRGYLENYPMGTDCLKGGFAIEPYIKITHPDGASGEFFISQEYHGRTEVPKMPRDNPHRWNQKLVGYHVPKCVSTYSLRKKTLDINGEELEWLYDYSSNDGAFKGENKQLAYGINTMALDYTDLGDLKITEVTKPDGSFERLFFNRRWGWEHNQQVFKDVYNSNGELLSRTRSDVVKGQHIGISMLKYDDASSSKILKKTDSVTLYNDAVEIGKYTTSYTKFNQYDEPEIHKQVNNLNDSIWYKKLYHHNTAINLLNVPAGVMVSRDGVNWKEANRQEFYTSGNGIGQVYRSWIAGKHISTNTYHTDGNLLQTSYNGSNRYEKFENYYRGKARKITLPCATTNGCTTVNGSTANTMVALLEVNADGTTKSVTDFNGNKASYSYNPIGWLTKIDYADPKWADKVISYATVTTANDGISGSGIAAGSLRQSISQGNYEKRVYHDALLRPVFTRERDIANGATTRYQAFEYDHENRQTLASFPSSNAASRVGMATEYDVLGRIVTQTRTSDNSSSSRDYLTGNKVAVTDSEGNTTTTTYLAYGQPTYDKPLLIEAPNTDDISLDYNEFAQVTSIRQGNITEKRLYDNYQQLCKSVRPETGITAYGYNAQRQQIWRALGTNGSSTSCDAASVPASHKTLLGYDNLGQLRTENFPDTTPDRTYSYDANGNLRALTAGNISWSYLYNSQNAIDKETLSLDGKSFVLDWEYNNLGAVSSLKYPSGALVDFAPNALGQATKAGSYVTGVTYHPNGQVKQFTFGNGIVRNVEMDTSGRIDLLTDSKSGVIKNKLDPSYDGNDNLVRLIDWVDRNNDIDNLVYDGVDRLLSADGRWGTGRYTYDGMGNILSRTLNNVNIGYSYNNLNQLSKLSGAYAYGYQYDTRGNVIHNGRYPLSYNLGQQMVSAKGINYSYDGHSRRVRKTESGKNSYSVYSQGGQLLHRVSENGMKTDSIYLGKTIVAEVDGAIAANEVLAEPKVTIYIEKMYSSSDCSERFCTSDLGNQEYAVTWESALASECHGSVMNGSGATVSSLSGLRGWKLYPINDSYTVTLTCSGAGGSVTVSKSTDSAQSGPEFHPM; encoded by the coding sequence ATGAATAAGTTTTCCACTCTAGCGCTTTCGGCCATAGTATCAACTCTTCCAGTACTGAGTTTTGCATCAGAATTATCGCCTTACGCGGACAGAGTCGGTGTAGATGTACTTGATAATCTCAACGTGACACAAGATCTTGCCACTTACACCACTGACTTATTTGGTGATGCTATTGATCCATCCTTTGGCAGCATAAAATTCTCTCAAGTGGATGTAGATATTCCCGGGAATTCACAACTGCCAGTTCAAATAGTAAGGGTTCTTTCCAGTCCTGATGGATGGTTTAACGACACTCGGGAATTTGCTTCTTGGAGCCTTGAACTTCCACATATCCGTACATCTATAGTCAGGGGCCCAAATGCAATACACAGGGGAGGTTGGTCAACTGGCACGGCCTGCTCATCTCCAATTAATCCTGCTGACATTGACTTTGGTGAATACCACTTGAGCGGTGATGATTACTGGGGAGGGGAAACAATATCAATTCCGGGTATAGGTATCGAAAAAATACTGGTAAATACTGCTAGAGAAAAAGTGACACTTAAACGTTGGAAAATCCAATGCTTTAACAGTCCTAACGGATATGAAGGTTTTAAAATAACTGATGACAAGGGAAATAAATATACATTTGACAAATTAAAGCTAGTCCAACATGACAAGGTTATCCAAGTTCATCCAAGAAGTTCATCAATGACCTGTGATGATGTAGTTATAATGTGTGAAGGACCAACACTTCCAGGAGGAGGAACAGGTTCTGGCGTAGCAATATTATATAAAGTTTCAACCTTTATGTTACCTAGCCGTATTGAAGATAAGTATGGAAATTGGGTTGCATATGAGTATACAGGGGACAATCTAACCAAAATACATGCAAATGATGGAAGAAGTATACTTATAAACTATATGAATGGGAATGTATCATCCGTTAATTACAACGGGAAAACCATAAATTACCAATACAATACAGATAATGTAAAAACACTAAGCAAGGTGACTCGGCCAGACGGGAAGCATTGGTCATTTTATAGCGAAAAAACAAATGGAAAGCCTGGAAACCGTTTCTGGAATAAAGCCAGTAGAGGTTACCTCGAAAACTATCCAATGGGTACAGATTGCCTAAAAGGAGGTTTTGCGATTGAACCTTATATCAAGATAACGCATCCAGATGGTGCCTCTGGTGAATTTTTTATAAGTCAAGAGTATCACGGCCGTACTGAAGTACCGAAAATGCCAAGGGACAATCCCCATAGGTGGAACCAGAAATTAGTGGGTTATCATGTGCCCAAATGTGTCTCGACATATTCATTGAGAAAAAAGACATTAGATATAAATGGAGAAGAACTTGAATGGTTATATGATTACTCATCTAATGATGGAGCCTTTAAAGGGGAAAATAAGCAATTAGCCTATGGTATAAATACGATGGCACTTGATTATACAGACCTTGGAGATTTAAAAATAACTGAGGTTACAAAACCAGACGGCTCATTTGAGCGACTTTTCTTCAATCGTCGTTGGGGTTGGGAACACAACCAGCAAGTATTCAAAGATGTATATAACTCTAATGGAGAACTTTTATCTCGGACAAGAAGTGATGTAGTCAAAGGGCAACACATTGGTATATCTATGCTCAAATATGACGATGCATCATCCTCTAAAATTTTAAAAAAAACAGACAGCGTAACTCTATATAATGACGCAGTTGAAATTGGGAAATATACAACATCTTATACAAAGTTTAACCAGTATGATGAGCCTGAGATTCATAAGCAAGTTAACAACCTGAATGACAGTATTTGGTATAAAAAACTATATCACCATAATACGGCGATCAATCTGCTTAACGTACCGGCTGGAGTCATGGTTTCCCGTGATGGCGTGAACTGGAAAGAAGCCAATCGGCAAGAGTTTTACACGTCTGGAAATGGGATCGGCCAAGTTTACCGTAGTTGGATTGCAGGGAAACACATATCCACAAACACTTATCATACAGACGGCAATTTACTCCAAACCAGTTATAACGGTTCAAACCGCTACGAGAAGTTTGAAAACTATTACCGCGGAAAGGCGCGCAAGATAACGCTTCCCTGTGCCACCACCAATGGTTGCACGACGGTCAACGGCAGTACCGCCAACACCATGGTGGCCCTGTTGGAAGTCAATGCGGATGGCACCACCAAGAGCGTAACAGACTTTAATGGCAATAAGGCCTCCTACAGTTACAACCCTATTGGTTGGCTAACCAAAATCGACTATGCCGACCCCAAGTGGGCAGACAAAGTTATCAGTTATGCAACGGTCACAACGGCCAATGACGGTATTTCCGGCAGTGGGATAGCTGCGGGCAGTTTGCGTCAAAGTATCAGCCAGGGTAATTACGAAAAACGGGTCTACCATGATGCACTGTTGCGCCCGGTATTTACCCGGGAGCGGGATATCGCCAATGGGGCAACAACGCGCTATCAGGCCTTTGAGTACGACCATGAAAACCGTCAAACCTTGGCAAGCTTCCCAAGCAGCAATGCCGCCAGCCGGGTGGGAATGGCAACAGAATATGATGTCTTGGGGCGAATAGTCACTCAAACGCGTACCAGTGATAACAGCAGCAGTAGTCGCGACTATTTGACCGGAAACAAAGTAGCCGTTACGGACAGTGAAGGAAACACCACCACTACGACCTATTTGGCCTATGGTCAACCGACCTATGACAAACCACTGTTGATTGAAGCTCCAAACACTGATGATATCAGCCTGGATTACAACGAATTTGCACAAGTTACCTCAATTCGTCAGGGCAATATCACCGAAAAACGGCTATACGACAACTATCAACAGTTGTGTAAGTCTGTTCGCCCCGAAACCGGTATTACGGCTTATGGTTACAATGCCCAGCGTCAACAGATATGGCGGGCCCTGGGCACCAATGGCAGCAGTACCAGTTGTGATGCCGCGTCAGTCCCGGCCAGCCACAAAACGTTGCTGGGCTACGATAATTTGGGACAATTGCGAACCGAAAATTTTCCGGATACTACACCGGATAGAACTTACAGCTACGACGCCAACGGCAATCTGAGAGCCTTGACTGCTGGTAATATCAGCTGGAGCTACTTATACAACAGCCAAAATGCAATCGATAAAGAAACCCTGAGTCTGGACGGCAAGTCTTTCGTACTGGATTGGGAATACAACAATCTGGGAGCCGTCAGTTCATTGAAGTACCCATCAGGTGCATTGGTTGATTTTGCTCCCAATGCCTTGGGGCAAGCGACCAAGGCCGGCAGTTATGTCACAGGTGTGACTTATCACCCCAACGGCCAGGTGAAACAATTTACATTCGGGAATGGCATTGTTCGCAATGTCGAGATGGATACCAGTGGCCGAATCGATTTGCTCACCGACAGCAAGAGCGGCGTGATAAAGAACAAACTCGACCCCAGCTACGATGGCAACGATAACCTGGTTCGCCTCATTGACTGGGTGGACAGAAACAATGATATCGACAATCTGGTTTACGACGGTGTTGACCGCTTGCTCAGTGCCGATGGCCGCTGGGGTACAGGTCGTTATACCTACGACGGTATGGGGAATATCCTCAGCCGCACACTGAATAACGTCAACATAGGTTATAGCTATAACAACCTGAATCAACTGAGTAAATTGAGCGGTGCCTACGCTTATGGTTATCAGTACGATACCCGCGGCAATGTCATCCATAATGGCCGTTACCCGCTCAGTTATAACCTGGGACAGCAAATGGTCTCAGCCAAAGGTATCAACTACAGCTACGATGGCCATAGTCGTCGGGTACGCAAAACTGAAAGCGGTAAAAACAGTTACAGTGTGTACAGTCAGGGGGGCCAGTTGTTACATCGAGTATCTGAAAACGGCATGAAGACTGACAGTATATATTTGGGCAAAACCATAGTTGCTGAAGTGGATGGAGCCATTGCTGCAAATGAAGTATTAGCAGAGCCAAAAGTTACTATTTATATTGAGAAAATGTATAGCAGTAGTGACTGTAGTGAGAGGTTTTGTACATCGGACTTAGGAAACCAAGAATATGCTGTAACTTGGGAAAGTGCCCTGGCTTCAGAATGTCATGGCTCTGTAATGAATGGCTCTGGCGCAACAGTTAGTTCGTTATCGGGTTTGCGTGGCTGGAAACTCTATCCAATCAACGATTCTTATACAGTAACACTAACTTGCTCCGGAGCGGGAGGAAGTGTCACAGTATCTAAATCAACAGACAGTGCCCAATCAGGCCCTGAATTCCACCCAATGTAA
- a CDS encoding RHS repeat domain-containing protein, with protein MKFFHKNLFLLIALLFSNPALSETVRYQHTDMLGSVVAESDSAGNITSRSHYEPFGKRLGGDKAGIGYTGHLQDEDLNLTYMQARYYDPLIGRFYANDPIGFRDVHSFNRYSYANNNPYKYVDPDGKTAMAACAAGPFGCGVGLAITGLTILAASGDADVDEAVKLISEGSFDTKNVGTNPTTGEPGCISTCNGKTGKAKQIRIYGQDGKPETDIDVDHHHDGKKPHAHDWKEGRRSQGDEVRDVTPNEQKLIDDLIIPIEPPETSE; from the coding sequence ATGAAATTTTTCCATAAAAATTTATTTTTATTGATCGCTTTATTATTTTCCAATCCAGCTCTATCGGAAACAGTGCGTTATCAGCATACAGATATGCTGGGGTCAGTCGTTGCAGAATCGGACAGTGCCGGTAACATCACCAGTCGCAGTCATTACGAGCCGTTTGGCAAACGATTGGGGGGAGACAAGGCCGGCATAGGTTACACTGGCCACCTGCAGGATGAGGACTTGAACCTGACCTATATGCAGGCACGCTACTATGATCCACTGATAGGCCGCTTCTATGCCAATGATCCGATTGGATTCAGGGATGTGCATAGCTTTAATAGGTATTCCTATGCCAATAATAATCCGTATAAGTATGTGGATCCAGACGGAAAAACAGCTATGGCCGCGTGTGCTGCTGGGCCCTTTGGCTGTGGTGTAGGGCTAGCTATTACGGGTTTAACAATATTAGCTGCAAGTGGAGATGCTGATGTAGATGAGGCGGTAAAACTCATTTCAGAAGGTTCTTTTGATACTAAAAATGTAGGGACTAATCCAACAACTGGAGAGCCAGGATGCATTAGTACTTGTAATGGTAAAACAGGAAAAGCTAAACAGATTCGAATTTATGGGCAAGATGGCAAACCTGAAACTGATATAGATGTTGACCATCATCATGATGGTAAAAAGCCACATGCACATGACTGGAAAGAAGGACGACGATCTCAAGGTGACGAAGTTCGTGATGTAACACCTAATGAACAGAAATTAATAGATGATTTAATAATCCCTATTGAACCGCCTGAAACATCTGAATAA